A section of the Oryzias latipes chromosome 10, ASM223467v1 genome encodes:
- the LOC101170353 gene encoding rho-related GTP-binding protein RhoG has protein sequence MQTIKCVVVGDGAVGKTCLLISYTTNAFPEEYIPTVFDNYSAQMSVDGRTVSLNLWDTAGQEEYDRLRTLSYPQTNVFIICFSISSPSSHANVRHKWHPEVCHHCPNVPILLVGTKKDLRSDTETVKKLKEQSLAPTTHQQGNALAKQIGAVKYMECSALQQDGVREVFAEAVRAVLYPATKKNPKKCVLL, from the coding sequence ATGCAGACCATTAAGTGTGTGGTTGTGGGTGACGGGGCAGTTGGTAAAACCTGCTTACTCATCTCTTACACAACCAATGCCTTCCCAGAAGAATACATTCCAACAGTGTTTGACAATTACAGCGCTCAGATGAGCGTAGACGGTCGCACCGTCAGCCTCAACCTATGGGACACGGCGGGGCAGGAGGAGTACGACCGGCTGCGCACTCTCTCCTATCCCCAGACCAACGTTTTTATCATTTGCTTCTCCATTAGCAGCCCATCCTCCCACGCTAATGTCCGGCACAAGTGGCACCCTGAGGTGTGCCACCACTGCCCCAATGTGCCTATACTGCTGGTGGGCACAAAGAAAGACCTTAGAAGTGATACGGAGACGGTTAAGAAGCTAAAGGAACAGAGTCTGGCCCCTACCACCCACCAGCAGGGCAATGCCCTAGCCAAGCAGATCGGAGCTGTAAAGTACATGGAGTGCTCTGCATTGCAGCAGGATGGCGTCAGGGAGGTGTTTGCCGAAGCCGTCAGGGCCGTTTTGTATCCTGCCACGAAAAAGAATCCCAAGAAGTGTGTGCTCTTGTAA
- the LOC105354922 gene encoding formin-J, whose product MDSHQVLVAPPPPPPPPPPPPPPPPASLSRVDSARSRLKKLNWERIPKEKVEGRKSVWNGAVPGEDEFLIDLSSLDELFGQKESKPRDRTSTLRRRSAMMRCRSPQDPPMQISLLDSKRSMNIGIFLRQFKMPAKEIVKDIKQGSGDHYGAEKLTELCKLLPDSEEESRLRRFCGERSFLGEPDLFMLLLVEVPSFRLRLDAMILRQEFDPAVTSLCVAARCLREAARELLSCPELHSILRLVLKAGNYMNAGGYAGNAAGFRISSLLKLADTKANKPGMNLLHFVAMEAVKKDQSLLSFPSQLGHVGSASRLSEEGVLDDLSKLKSRVATLKENVQTEVEILQQTQSFLEMAEERLREADDEIEGMRMSSQALVEFFCEDDSTFKLEETCKVFHLFCHRFQRAVKENEERELKEQKRLERQREMLEKRRSLAVCTGLDLSLSLARDPPLQENQDELEKLLEKNLSYSWSRRSLRSSDSRRYAHHLQSHLHNSAMLKSFAVLGSSPSSSSYHSNSSSDHETSAILCSSPETDGTCSSVEADPVVEKESRETNQPHVVTFSPPKHKGGFTVKPHGHESISYVLEGQHKTMGPEKDQNFSALNNSSTHSSVLNTNLPPLCVKNQASAYKQRFETDTNFPVEGESEASCVSNAVQQSSQAGEMPSQSDNETLKHLRDDPKPQSSLEEVHTQPQKTDVRANVPDAALTTEVGFTPVEENWMPPSLPDFSQPQPEKALDSSQAEKEMTKSYSRVGETLECHALVKGLRSYEAMSPPTSPLPRPTPSLCSKWKKEREVDLREGTTPGSQASKEETRSMKISFRSGIGVKRGLVPRTASSNGSAFPTLRSKTEPSTRLSIQRSTSVRSPPTARPTLLQAEARRSSSTRERAGNESQTPSRPPLNQKASDRAVSDQQPPSSQPAFVRGAPVRVSKRLAPKTETRISSQPRTLNSPSSTSAKTIRTTVISAARNKTSKSTSVSPTGSKNPTTTGIPGPKMSRPAAAQPLWR is encoded by the exons ATGGATTCACATCAGGTGCTAGTCGCccctcctccacccccacccccaccgccccctcctcccccaccccctcctGCATCTCTGAGCCGGGTGGACAGCGCTCGAAGTCGGCTGAAGAAGCTAAACTGGGAGCGCATCCCTAAGGAGAAGGTGGAGGGGAGGAAGAGCGTGTGGAATGGGGCAGTCCCTGGCGAAGATGAGTTCCTTATAGACCTCAGCTCTCTGGATGAACTTTTCGGTCAGAAGGAGAGCAAGCCAAGGGACAGAACCAGCACCCTGAGGCGGCGATCAGCGATGATGCGCTGTAGGTCCCCACAGGACCCTCCTATGCAG ATTTCTCTGTTGGACTCCAAACGCAGTATGAACATCGGAATTTTTCTACGGCAGTTCAAAAT GCCTGCTAAAGAGATAGTTAAAGACATCAAGCAGGGTTCTGGAGACCACTACGGAGCTGAGAAGCTTACCGAGCTCTGCAAGCTGCTGCCTGACAGTGAGGAG GAGTCTCGGCTGAGGAGGTTCTGTGGGGAACGGAGCTTCCTCGGAGAGCCAGATCTTTTCATGCTGCTGTTAGTTGAGGTACCAAG TTTTCGGCTTCGTCTCGACGCCATGATCCTGCGGCAGGAGTTTGACCCAGCTGTGACCTCTCTGTGTGTGGCAGCCAGATGTCTCAGGGAGGCGGCGAGAG AACTACTGAGCTGTCCCGAATTACACTCCATCCTCCGTTTGGTGCTGAAAGCCGGGAATTATATGAATGCT GGTGGATACGCTGGGAACGCTGCTGGTTTTCGAATTTCATCGCTTCTCAAACTGGCTGACACCAAAGCCAACAAGCCAGGCATGAATTTGCTGCATTTTGTTGCCATG GAAGCTGTGAAAAAAGACCAGAGTTTACTTTCATTTCCCAGCCAACTAGGACATGTCGGCTCTGCGTCCAG GTTAAGTGAGGAAGGTGTGCTGGACGACTTATCGAAGTTAAAGAGCAGGGTGGCCACTCTCAAGGAAAATGTACAAACTGAGGTGGAAATTCTGCAGCAGACCCAGTCTTTTCTGGAG atGGCAGAGGAGCGTCTGAGGGAGGCAGACGATGAGATAGAAGGTATGAGGATGTCAAGTCAAGCTCTGGTGGAGTTCTTCTGTGAGGACGACAGCACTTTCAAACTAGAGGAGACCTGCAAAGTCTtccatttgttttgtcatcGTTTCCAAAGAGCTGTCAAG GAAAATGAAGAACGGGAGCTGAAAGAGCAGAAACGTCTGGAACGTCAGCGAGAGATGTTGGAAAAGCGCCGTTCTCTGGCTGTGTGTACAGGACTCGACCTTAGCCTGAGTCTTGCCAGAGATCCCCCTCTCCAGGAGAACCAAGACGAGCTGGAGAAACTCCTTGAAAAGAATCTGAGCTACTCTTGGAGTCGGCGAAGTCTTAGAAGTTCAGATTCCCGCAGATACGCACACCACCTCCAAAGCCACCTCCACAATTCAGCGATGCTCAAGAGCTTCGCTGTGTTGGGGAGCAGCCCGTCTTCGAGCAGCTATCACTCCAACAGCTCCTCGGACCACGAGACCAGCGCTATACTCTGCAGCTCGCCAGAGACCGACGGCACCTGCTCCAGCGTCGAAGCAGATCCTGTTGTGGAAAAGGAGAGCAGAGAAACGAATCAACCTCACGTAGTAACATTTAGTCCTCCCAAACACAAAGGTGGCTTCACTGTGAAGCCGCATGGGCATGAGAGCATTTCTTATGTGCTGGAAGGCCAACATAAGACAATGGGACCTGAGAAAGATCAAAACTTTTCTGCTTTGAACAATTCCAGCACACACTCTTCTGTTTTAAACACGAACTTACCACCCCTGTGTGTTAAAAATCAGGCCTCTGCTTACAAGCAAAGATTTGAAACGGACACAAATTTTCCTGTTGAGGGTGAAAGCGAAGCTTCTTGTGTCAGCAATGCTGTGCAGCAGTCAAGTCAAGCAGGTGAAATGCCATCACAAAGTGACAACGAGACTTTGAAGCATCTGAGAGACGATCCCAAACCACAGTCATCTCTAGAAGAAGTACATACTCAACCACAGAAAACAGATGTTCGAGCAAATGTTCCTGATGCAGCTTTAACTACAGAAGTGGGTTTTACACCAGTGGAGGAGAACTGGATGCCCCCCAGTCTTCCTGATTTCAGTCAGCCACAGCCAGAGAAGGCTTTGGACTCATCACAGGCTGAGAAGGAGATGACAAAGTCTTACTCGCGTGTCGGTGAAACACTGGAGTGCCACGCTTTGGTGAAAGGCCTCCGATCCTATGAAGCGATGTCACCCCCGACCTCTCCTCTCCCACGCCCCACACCAAGCCTCTGCTCCAAGTGGAAGAAGGAGAGGGAGGTTGACCTCAGAGAAGGCACCACGCCAGGCTCACAAGCGTCAAAGGAGGAGACCAGAAGCATGAAGATCTCTTTCCGCAGTGGAATAGGGGTTAAGAGAGGTCTTGTGCCACGCACAGCCTCTTCCAATGGCTCGGCCTTTCCCACTCTGCGCTCCAAAACCGAGCCCTCTACAAGGCTGTCAATTCAACGCAGCACGTCGGTGCGATCACCCCCCACAGCTCGGCCAACTCTCCTTCAGGCAGAGGCGAGAAGAAGTAGCAGCACACGAGAGAGAGCAGGAAATGAATCACAGACTCCCAGCAGACCCCCTCTGAACCAAAAGGCTTCAGACAGAGCTGTGTCAGACCAGCAACCTCCTAGCAGCCAGCCCGCGTTCGTTAGAGGCGCTCCTGTGCGAGTGTCTAAACGTCTTGCTCCCAAGACAGAGACCCGAATTTCCTCCCAGCCTCGTACGCTCAACAGTCCTTCCTCAACCTCGGCGAAGACCATACGAACGACCGTCATTTCAGCTGCCCGCAATAAAACCAGCAAATCGACAAGCGTGTCTCCTACTGGCTCCAAGAACCCAACAACTACAGGGATACCCGGTCCTAAAATGTCTCgacctgctgctgctcagcCCCTGTGGAGGTGA